One Neovison vison isolate M4711 chromosome 2, ASM_NN_V1, whole genome shotgun sequence genomic window carries:
- the TTF2 gene encoding transcription termination factor 2 isoform X2, with protein MEVVRCSEHGSVCFLKTGVRDGPNKGKSFYVCPANTCSYVLAADIPVSHCLLHEDCVVGLQGLLLLPGKEEYRLFFQCVRSKAAGKQWCGSIPWQEPCSREHSVTNKSQHASEPLHCLSTQQRNPFKVLDKNQAPSLWKQFSKGECEEKVANKPKEKGDGLVDQKKERKPESNCWMKKDLSSGLVEGMKKQPIPQEQQQGEKTEFQHEAKEREGTHTRNLSEVKSKQCHGEEPRKPCGSLREKSHVESHHVQKTSEPLREKGTNPLPEIIHSQNPVSKPQKEEQVSKEHPKSQEVRETKARDGSCSQTTRQSEPGHGPALGGPAARCAPLATVHSPGQRPEAASSCGDREENNAVFTSSKPPLFFDLTLDSQKEESLPFPGQSVQTKTSASGVSRKAESSDPAAQRVYLTTQLKQKKSTLKSVNIQALPDKGQKLLKQIQELEEALGALALSPEPDTNEKSNTPVPQQRNFSKSTTESLPWVPPQPLQGQDLEPLGSQGWKAACPAAAGGSSHGYGGPAQDGPHATWRIISKAIDELHASLESRPGETAMAEDPAGLKVPLLPHQKQALAWLSWRESQKPHGGILADDMGLGKTLTMIALILSQKNQEKNKEEDKNTALTWLSRDDSCEFTSRGTLIICPASLIHHWKNEVMKRVSNNMLRVYLYHGPNRDQRAKVLSTYDIVITTYNLLAKEIPTQKEEGVNPTANPSVGKDTAKTPLLRIVWARIILDEAHCVKNPRIQTSMAVCRLQARARWAVTGTPIQNTLLDMYSLLKFLRCSPFDDFRLWKSQVDNGSKKGGERLSILTKSLLLRRTKDQLDSTGQPLVMLPQRKFQVHHLKLSEDEENVYSVLLARSRSALRSYLRGQEGVGSQSGRSPDNPFSKVAQEFASTGPGPQVAASLPRSSTPHVLLTQLLRLRQCCCHLSLLKSALDPAELKSEDLALSLEEQLGAMTLSELCDREASPIISLNGEQFKAELFENTRASSKRRGLPVDQHAAGRSEAPSEARPDLRHH; from the exons ATTGTTCTTCCAGTGCGTTAGAAGTAAGGCGGCGGGGAAGCAATGGTGCGGAAGTATCCCGTGGCAG gagccTTGTTCCAGAGAACATTCTGTAACCAACAAGTCTCAGCATGCCTCGGAGCCTCTTCATTGTCTTTCCACCCAGCAGAGAAACCCTTTCAAGGTGCTGGACAAGAATCAAGCACCATCTCTCTGGAAGCAGTTCAGCAAAGGCGAATGTGAGGAAAAGGTGGCTAATAAGccaaaggaaaagggagatggGCTCGTGGATCAAAAGAAAGAACGGAAGCCTGAATCCAACTGCTGGATGAAGAAAGATCTCTCTTCTGGCCTGGTGGAGGGAATGAAGAAGCAGCCTATACCTCAAGAGCAGCAGCAAGGGGAGAAGACGGAGTTTCAGCATGAAgccaaggagagggaagggactcACACAAGAAACCTTTCTGAGGTTAAATCCAAGCAGTGCCATGGTGAGGAGCCGAGAAAACCATGTGGGTCTCTTCGGGAGAAATCACATGTTGAGAGTCATCATGTCCAAAAAACGTCAGAGCCTCTGAGGGAAAAAGGAACCAATCCTTTGCCTGAGATTATTCACAGTCAGAACCCAGTAAGCAAGCCCCAGAAAGAAGAACAGGTCAGCAAAGAGCACCCCAAGAGCCAGGAGGTGAGAGAAACAAAGGCAAGGGATGGTTCATGCTCTCAGACCACCCGACAGTCGGAGCCTGGGCATGGGCCTGCTCTGGGAGGACCAGCTGCACGGTGTGCACCACTGGCCACGGTCCACTCCCCAGGACAGAGGCCAGAGGCGGCCTCCAGTTGTGGTGACCGTGAGGAGAATAATGCCGTTTTCACTTCCTCTAAGCCTCCCTTGTTCTTTGACTTGACTCTGGACTCACAGAAGGAGGAGAGCCTCCCGTTTCCTGGCCAGAGTGTGCAAACAAAAACGTCTGCCTCAGGTGTTTCCAGGAAGGCGGAGTCTTCAGATCCAGCAGCCCAGCGTGTGTACCTCACAACACAACTGAAGCAAAAGAAG AGCACACTGAAGTCAGTGAACATCCAGGCTCTTCCAGACAAGGGTCAGAAGTTGCTCAAGCAAATTCAGGAGTTAGAGGAAGCCCTTGGTGCTCTTGCCCTCTCCCCAGAGCCAG ACACCAATGAGAAGAGTAACACTCCAGTGCCGCAACAGAGAAACTTCAGCAAATCTACCACTGAGTCCCTTCCCTGGgtgcctccccagcccctgcaggGTCAGGATCTCGAGCCTCTGGGTTCTCAAGGATGGAAGGCTGCCTGCCCAGCAGCTGCTGGGGGATCCAGTCATGGCTATGGTG GCCCTGCACAGGATGGCCCTCATGCTACGTGGAGAATCATCAGTAAAGCCATCGATGAGCTGCATGCGTCACTTGAGTCCCGGCCCGGAGAGACAGCCATGGCGGAGGACCCAGCCGGGCTGAAG GTCCCTTTGCTACCGCACCAGAAGCAGGCATTGGCCTGGTTGTCATGGCGGGAAAGTCAGAAGCCACACGGAGGAATTCTGG CGGATGATATGGGATTAGGGAAAACCCTGACCATGATTGCACTCATCCTGTCCCAGAAGAAtcaagagaagaacaaagaagaggACAAAAACACAGCCTTGACTTGGCTTTCCAGAGATG actCCTGTGAGTTCACTTCCCGTGGAACGCTGATCATCTGTCCTGCCTCCCTGATCCATCACTGGAAAAATGAGGTGATGAAACGTGTGAGCAACAACATGCTAAGAGTCTATCTCTATCACGGGCCCAATCGGGATCAACGTGCAAAAGT CCTCTCTACATACGACATCGTGATCACTACCTATAACCTTCTGGCCAAGGAGATTCCTACGCAGAAAGAAGAGGGAGTGAACCCCACTGCAAACCCAAGTGTGGGGAAG GATACTGCAAAAACACCTTTGCTTCGAATAGTCTGGGCTCGAATCATACTAGATGAAGCTCACTGTGTGAAGAATCCACGAATTCAGACTTCCATGGCTGTGTGCAGGCTCCAGGCCCGGGCCCGTTGGGCTGTCACTGGAACCCCCATTCAGAACACCTTGTTGGACATGTATTCACTACTGAA atttctccGTTGTTCTCCATTCGATGATTTCCGACTGTGGAAGAGCCAGGTTGACAATGGTtcaaagaaaggaggagaacGGTTAAGTATTTTAACCAAGAGCCTTTTGCTGAGGAGAACAAAAGACCAGCTGGACTCCACTGGCCAGCCCTTG GTGATGCTGCCCCAGCGTAAATTTCAAGTGCACCATTTAAAGCTTTCTGAAGATGAAGAGAATGTTTACAGTGTCCTTTTGGCAAGATCAAG GTCAGCTCTGCGATCCTATCTAAGAGGACAGGAAGGTGTGGGCAGCCAGTCTGGAAGAAGCCCTGATAATCCATTCAGTAAAG TGGCCCAGGAGTTTGCATCCACTGGGCCTGGGCCCCAGGTGGCGGCAAGCTTGCCAAGATCCAGCACCCCCCACGTACTGTTGACCCAGTTGCTGAGACTTCGCCAGTGTTGCTGTCACCTGTCTCTGCTGAAGTCG GCCCTGGACCCGGCAGAACTGAAAAGCGAGGACCTCGCCCTTTCTCTGGAAGAGCAGCTCGGTGCCATGACATTGTCTGAACTCTGTGACAGGGAGGCATCTCCCATCATTTCCCTTAACGGTGAACAGTTCAAGGCAGAGCTTTTTGAGAACACAAGAGCGAGCAGCAAG CGTCGTGGTCTCCCAGTGGACCAGCATGCTGCAGGTCGTAGCGAGGCACCTTCAGAGGCACGGCCTGACTTACGCCACCATTGA
- the TTF2 gene encoding transcription termination factor 2 isoform X1 → MEVVRCSEHGSVCFLKTGVRDGPNKGKSFYVCPANTCSYVLAADIPVSHCLLHEDCVVGLQGLLLLPGKEEYRLFFQCVRSKAAGKQWCGSIPWQEPCSREHSVTNKSQHASEPLHCLSTQQRNPFKVLDKNQAPSLWKQFSKGECEEKVANKPKEKGDGLVDQKKERKPESNCWMKKDLSSGLVEGMKKQPIPQEQQQGEKTEFQHEAKEREGTHTRNLSEVKSKQCHGEEPRKPCGSLREKSHVESHHVQKTSEPLREKGTNPLPEIIHSQNPVSKPQKEEQVSKEHPKSQEVRETKARDGSCSQTTRQSEPGHGPALGGPAARCAPLATVHSPGQRPEAASSCGDREENNAVFTSSKPPLFFDLTLDSQKEESLPFPGQSVQTKTSASGVSRKAESSDPAAQRVYLTTQLKQKKSTLKSVNIQALPDKGQKLLKQIQELEEALGALALSPEPDTNEKSNTPVPQQRNFSKSTTESLPWVPPQPLQGQDLEPLGSQGWKAACPAAAGGSSHGYGGPAQDGPHATWRIISKAIDELHASLESRPGETAMAEDPAGLKVPLLPHQKQALAWLSWRESQKPHGGILADDMGLGKTLTMIALILSQKNQEKNKEEDKNTALTWLSRDDSCEFTSRGTLIICPASLIHHWKNEVMKRVSNNMLRVYLYHGPNRDQRAKVLSTYDIVITTYNLLAKEIPTQKEEGVNPTANPSVGKDTAKTPLLRIVWARIILDEAHCVKNPRIQTSMAVCRLQARARWAVTGTPIQNTLLDMYSLLKFLRCSPFDDFRLWKSQVDNGSKKGGERLSILTKSLLLRRTKDQLDSTGQPLVMLPQRKFQVHHLKLSEDEENVYSVLLARSRSALRSYLRGQEGVGSQSGRSPDNPFSKVAQEFASTGPGPQVAASLPRSSTPHVLLTQLLRLRQCCCHLSLLKSALDPAELKSEDLALSLEEQLGAMTLSELCDREASPIISLNGEQFKAELFENTRASSKITSLLVELEAIRGNSGSQKSVVVSQWTSMLQVVARHLQRHGLTYATIDGSVSPKQRMDLVEAFNSSRGPQVMLISLSAGGVGLNLTGGNHLFLLDMHWNPSLEDQACDRIYRVGQQKDVVVHKFICEGTVEEKILHLQEKKKTLAKQVLSGSGTSVKKLTLADLKVLFGI, encoded by the exons ATTGTTCTTCCAGTGCGTTAGAAGTAAGGCGGCGGGGAAGCAATGGTGCGGAAGTATCCCGTGGCAG gagccTTGTTCCAGAGAACATTCTGTAACCAACAAGTCTCAGCATGCCTCGGAGCCTCTTCATTGTCTTTCCACCCAGCAGAGAAACCCTTTCAAGGTGCTGGACAAGAATCAAGCACCATCTCTCTGGAAGCAGTTCAGCAAAGGCGAATGTGAGGAAAAGGTGGCTAATAAGccaaaggaaaagggagatggGCTCGTGGATCAAAAGAAAGAACGGAAGCCTGAATCCAACTGCTGGATGAAGAAAGATCTCTCTTCTGGCCTGGTGGAGGGAATGAAGAAGCAGCCTATACCTCAAGAGCAGCAGCAAGGGGAGAAGACGGAGTTTCAGCATGAAgccaaggagagggaagggactcACACAAGAAACCTTTCTGAGGTTAAATCCAAGCAGTGCCATGGTGAGGAGCCGAGAAAACCATGTGGGTCTCTTCGGGAGAAATCACATGTTGAGAGTCATCATGTCCAAAAAACGTCAGAGCCTCTGAGGGAAAAAGGAACCAATCCTTTGCCTGAGATTATTCACAGTCAGAACCCAGTAAGCAAGCCCCAGAAAGAAGAACAGGTCAGCAAAGAGCACCCCAAGAGCCAGGAGGTGAGAGAAACAAAGGCAAGGGATGGTTCATGCTCTCAGACCACCCGACAGTCGGAGCCTGGGCATGGGCCTGCTCTGGGAGGACCAGCTGCACGGTGTGCACCACTGGCCACGGTCCACTCCCCAGGACAGAGGCCAGAGGCGGCCTCCAGTTGTGGTGACCGTGAGGAGAATAATGCCGTTTTCACTTCCTCTAAGCCTCCCTTGTTCTTTGACTTGACTCTGGACTCACAGAAGGAGGAGAGCCTCCCGTTTCCTGGCCAGAGTGTGCAAACAAAAACGTCTGCCTCAGGTGTTTCCAGGAAGGCGGAGTCTTCAGATCCAGCAGCCCAGCGTGTGTACCTCACAACACAACTGAAGCAAAAGAAG AGCACACTGAAGTCAGTGAACATCCAGGCTCTTCCAGACAAGGGTCAGAAGTTGCTCAAGCAAATTCAGGAGTTAGAGGAAGCCCTTGGTGCTCTTGCCCTCTCCCCAGAGCCAG ACACCAATGAGAAGAGTAACACTCCAGTGCCGCAACAGAGAAACTTCAGCAAATCTACCACTGAGTCCCTTCCCTGGgtgcctccccagcccctgcaggGTCAGGATCTCGAGCCTCTGGGTTCTCAAGGATGGAAGGCTGCCTGCCCAGCAGCTGCTGGGGGATCCAGTCATGGCTATGGTG GCCCTGCACAGGATGGCCCTCATGCTACGTGGAGAATCATCAGTAAAGCCATCGATGAGCTGCATGCGTCACTTGAGTCCCGGCCCGGAGAGACAGCCATGGCGGAGGACCCAGCCGGGCTGAAG GTCCCTTTGCTACCGCACCAGAAGCAGGCATTGGCCTGGTTGTCATGGCGGGAAAGTCAGAAGCCACACGGAGGAATTCTGG CGGATGATATGGGATTAGGGAAAACCCTGACCATGATTGCACTCATCCTGTCCCAGAAGAAtcaagagaagaacaaagaagaggACAAAAACACAGCCTTGACTTGGCTTTCCAGAGATG actCCTGTGAGTTCACTTCCCGTGGAACGCTGATCATCTGTCCTGCCTCCCTGATCCATCACTGGAAAAATGAGGTGATGAAACGTGTGAGCAACAACATGCTAAGAGTCTATCTCTATCACGGGCCCAATCGGGATCAACGTGCAAAAGT CCTCTCTACATACGACATCGTGATCACTACCTATAACCTTCTGGCCAAGGAGATTCCTACGCAGAAAGAAGAGGGAGTGAACCCCACTGCAAACCCAAGTGTGGGGAAG GATACTGCAAAAACACCTTTGCTTCGAATAGTCTGGGCTCGAATCATACTAGATGAAGCTCACTGTGTGAAGAATCCACGAATTCAGACTTCCATGGCTGTGTGCAGGCTCCAGGCCCGGGCCCGTTGGGCTGTCACTGGAACCCCCATTCAGAACACCTTGTTGGACATGTATTCACTACTGAA atttctccGTTGTTCTCCATTCGATGATTTCCGACTGTGGAAGAGCCAGGTTGACAATGGTtcaaagaaaggaggagaacGGTTAAGTATTTTAACCAAGAGCCTTTTGCTGAGGAGAACAAAAGACCAGCTGGACTCCACTGGCCAGCCCTTG GTGATGCTGCCCCAGCGTAAATTTCAAGTGCACCATTTAAAGCTTTCTGAAGATGAAGAGAATGTTTACAGTGTCCTTTTGGCAAGATCAAG GTCAGCTCTGCGATCCTATCTAAGAGGACAGGAAGGTGTGGGCAGCCAGTCTGGAAGAAGCCCTGATAATCCATTCAGTAAAG TGGCCCAGGAGTTTGCATCCACTGGGCCTGGGCCCCAGGTGGCGGCAAGCTTGCCAAGATCCAGCACCCCCCACGTACTGTTGACCCAGTTGCTGAGACTTCGCCAGTGTTGCTGTCACCTGTCTCTGCTGAAGTCG GCCCTGGACCCGGCAGAACTGAAAAGCGAGGACCTCGCCCTTTCTCTGGAAGAGCAGCTCGGTGCCATGACATTGTCTGAACTCTGTGACAGGGAGGCATCTCCCATCATTTCCCTTAACGGTGAACAGTTCAAGGCAGAGCTTTTTGAGAACACAAGAGCGAGCAGCAAG ATTACATCTCTGTTGGTGGAATTGGAGGCAATCCGAGGAAATTCAGGGTCCCAGAAGag CGTCGTGGTCTCCCAGTGGACCAGCATGCTGCAGGTCGTAGCGAGGCACCTTCAGAGGCACGGCCTGACTTACGCCACCATTGATGGCTCTGTCAGCCCCAAACAGAGGATGGACTTGGTGGAGGCCTTTAACAGCTCCAGGGGCCCCCAG GTTATGCTAATATCTCTCTCGGCTGGAGGTGTGGGTCTAAACCTGACTGGAGGAAACCACCTTTTTCTTCTGGACATGCACTG GAATCCATCACTTGAAGACCAGGCCTGTGACCGAATTTACCGTGTCGGGCAGCAGAAAGATGTTGTTGTGCATAA atttatttgtgaGGGAACAGTAGAAGAGAAGATCTTACACctccaagagaagaagaaaactttGGCCAAACAGGTCCTATCAGGATCTGGCACATCTGTCAAGAAGCTCACTCTGGCTGACCTCAAAGTCCTTTTTGGCATCTAA